Proteins co-encoded in one Dasypus novemcinctus isolate mDasNov1 chromosome 6, mDasNov1.1.hap2, whole genome shotgun sequence genomic window:
- the LOC101436805 gene encoding olfactory receptor 13A1-like has translation MVEFILLGFSENPRFQGFFIALFFLLYLTALAGNSLILIAICLNPSLHTPMYFFLTNLAIIDIVCTSTVLPKLLENLLGKGSTISYEGCLTQLFFMTWILGAELLILTAMAYDRYMAICKPLHYHTLMSRTLCSLLAGSIWVVSGVNTSVNTGLMAQLTFCGSNQIHHFLCEIPTLLLLACGPTNLNNIMTVIADIFFGVVNFLLTMVSYAFIITSILHIRSFEGKRRAFSTCSSHLLVVCMYYSTVIYTYIHPGSEYSMENGKVVAIMYTAVSPTVNPLIYTLRNRDVKLALRRVFPTFGK, from the coding sequence ATGGTGGAGTTCATCCTTCTGGGATTCTCAGAAAATCCCCGATTCCAGGGTTTCTTCATtgctctcttcttcctcctttacCTGACTGCTCTTGCAGGGAACAGCCTCATCCTCATAGCCATCTGCCTGAATCCCTCTCTCCACACCCCAATGTACTTCTTTCTCACCAATCTGGCCATCATAGACATTGTCTGCACATCCACTGTTCTCCCTAAGTTGCTTGAAAATCTGCTGGGCAAGGGCAGCACCATCTCCTATGAAGGCTGCTTGACCCAGCTCTTCTTCATGACGTGGATCCTGGGGGCAGAGTTGCTGATTCTCACAgctatggcctatgaccgctacaTGGCCATCTGCAAGCCCCTACACTATCACACACTGATGAGCAGGACCCTCTGTTCCCTGTTGGCAGGCAGCATATGGGTGGTCAGTGGGGTCAACACCTCTGTGAACACTGGCCTAATGGCACAGCTAACATTCTGTGGCTCCAATCAGATCCATCACTTTCTTTGTGAAATCCCCACACTGCTGCTGCTTGCCTGTGGCCCAACGAACCTGAACAACATCATGACTGTCATTGCAGACATTTTCTTTGGTGTGGTCAACTTCCTGCTGACCATGGTGTCCTATGCCTTTATCATTACCAGCATCCTGCATATCCGCTCATTCGAGGGCAAGCGCAGGGCCTTCTCtacctgctcctcccacctcctgGTGGTCTGCATGTACTACTCCACTGTCATCTACACCTACATCCACCCTGGATCTGAATACTCCATGGAAAATGGCAAAGTTGTCGCCATCATGTACACGGCAGTCAGTCCCACAGTGAACCCACTCATCTACACTTTGCGCAACAGGGATGTAAAATTGGCCCTCAGGAGAGTGTTTCCCACATTTggtaaatga